A genome region from Procambarus clarkii isolate CNS0578487 chromosome 78, FALCON_Pclarkii_2.0, whole genome shotgun sequence includes the following:
- the LOC138357457 gene encoding uncharacterized PE-PGRS family protein PE_PGRS46-like translates to MGAWKPYGGVEALWGRGSPMGAWKLYGGVEALEGVEAQGGVEALGGVEALGGVEALRERGSSMGGAWKLYGSWKLYGSWKLYGAWKLYGAWKLYGCVEALGGVEALRSVEALGGVEALRSVEALGGRGSSRGACKLYGAWGVGALGGVEALGDVEALWDVEALRGVEALRGVEALWLYGAWKLYGCVEALGGVEALGGVEALGGVGALGGVEALGGMGALGGVGALGGVEALGAWKR, encoded by the exons ATGGGGGCGTGGAAGCCTTATGGGGGCGTGGAAGCCTTATGGGGGCGTGGAAGCCCTATGGGGGCGTGGAAGCTCTATGGGGGCGTGGAAGCTCTAGAGGGTGTGGAAGCTCAAGGGGGCGTGGAAGCTCTAGGGGGCGTGGAAGCTCTAGGGGGCGTGGAAGCTCTAAGGGAGCGTGGAAGCTCTATGGGG GGGGCGTGGAAGCTCTACGGGTCGTGGAAGCTCTACGGGTCGTGGAAGCTCTACGGGGCGTGGAAGCTCTACGGTGCGTGGAAGCTCTATGGGTGCGTGGAAGCTCTAGGGGGCGTGGAAGCTCTACGGAGCGTGGAAGCTCTAGGGGGCGTGGAAGCTCTACGAAGCGTGGAAGCTCTAGGGGGGCGTGGAAGCTCTAGGGGGGCGTGTAAGCTCTACGGAGCGT GGGGCGTGGGGGCTCTAGGGGGCGTGGAAGCTCTAGGGGACGTGGAAGCTCTATGGGACGTGGAAGCTCTACGGGGCGTGGAAGCTCTACGGGGCGTGGAAGCTCTATGG CTCTACGGGGCGTGGAAGCTCTATGGGTGCGTGGAAGCTCTAGGGGGCGTGGAAGCTCTAGGGGGCGTGGAAGCTCTAGGGGGCGTAGGAGCTCTAGGGGGCGTGGAAGCTCTAGGGGGCATGGGTGCTCTAGGGGGCGTGGGAGCTCTAGGGGGCGTGGAAGCTCTAGGGGCGTGGAAGCGCTAG